A portion of the Kiritimatiellia bacterium genome contains these proteins:
- a CDS encoding FAD-binding protein: protein MNRPRDPLPPWAAATSSLAGITIDWDAPLARWTTFQLGGPCTALVHCTSPEPLPELLAIFAAHRVRWRLLGGGSNLLVADEGIPEVVLRFADGPLNLRRDGDVLDVPAHAGLDDLAAQCARLGWDGFVFANGIPGTIGGAIAGNAGAFGDDIGSRVCSLMIADPAGRVHEIGPAQCGFRYRHSALAETGWVILRARLAVADGDPARLQAERERILALRRQKHPDWHIQPTAGSFYRNIEPTSAAKQRQAAGWFLEQAGAKTFREGGARVFERHANIIVADGPGCRAAHVHRLALRMAAAVRERFGIELIPEVRRWGEFDRPARECGTP, encoded by the coding sequence ATGAACCGCCCCCGCGATCCGCTTCCTCCGTGGGCGGCCGCCACCTCCTCGCTGGCCGGTATTACGATCGATTGGGACGCCCCTCTCGCCCGCTGGACAACGTTCCAGCTGGGCGGACCCTGTACGGCACTGGTCCACTGCACCTCGCCGGAACCGCTACCGGAGCTGCTGGCGATCTTCGCGGCGCACCGGGTCCGCTGGCGCTTGCTCGGCGGCGGCTCGAACCTGCTGGTCGCCGACGAGGGGATCCCCGAGGTGGTCCTGCGGTTCGCCGACGGCCCGTTGAACCTCCGGCGGGACGGCGACGTGCTCGACGTCCCCGCCCATGCCGGGCTCGACGACCTGGCCGCGCAGTGCGCACGCTTGGGCTGGGACGGTTTCGTGTTTGCGAACGGCATTCCCGGAACCATCGGCGGAGCGATCGCGGGCAATGCGGGCGCGTTCGGCGACGACATCGGCTCCCGCGTCTGCTCGCTCATGATCGCAGACCCGGCCGGTCGCGTGCACGAAATCGGCCCCGCTCAGTGCGGTTTCCGCTATCGCCACAGCGCGCTCGCCGAGACCGGCTGGGTAATCTTGCGCGCGCGGCTCGCCGTTGCCGACGGTGACCCCGCTCGCTTGCAGGCCGAACGCGAGCGCATTCTCGCACTGCGACGCCAAAAACACCCAGACTGGCACATCCAGCCGACCGCAGGCAGTTTCTACCGCAACATCGAACCGACTTCTGCCGCAAAACAGCGTCAGGCCGCCGGCTGGTTTCTCGAACAGGCCGGTGCAAAAACTTTCCGGGAGGGCGGCGCGCGTGTGTTCGAACGCCACGCGAACATCATCGTCGCCGACGGCCCCGGCTGTCGCGCCGCACACGTGCACCGGCTCGCGTTGCGCATGGCCGCCGCGGTGCGCGAGCGGTTTGGCATCGAACTGATTCCCGAGGTTCGCCGATGGGGCGAGTTCGACCGGCCGGCGAGGGAGTGTGGCACACCATGA
- a CDS encoding cob(I)yrinic acid a,c-diamide adenosyltransferase, which translates to MTAAPHAQARRAAAPTITTRRGDRGTTHLPGHGKLPKHHPLVEALGALDELVCALGLARATPEAPAELRNELLRLQRELFRLGAQLAGARRARTAAAALLRRWTRRAQELEQTVAWPAGFVLPGATSIGAHLDSARAAARRLERRVSALAADAPPPVAMSAALNRLSDYLWLLARAVEPLPDLLDERARRHTPPTSPSR; encoded by the coding sequence ATGACCGCTGCCCCTCACGCGCAGGCTCGGCGCGCCGCCGCACCCACGATCACCACGCGACGCGGCGATCGCGGCACCACGCACCTGCCCGGCCACGGCAAACTCCCCAAGCACCATCCGCTCGTCGAGGCGCTCGGCGCGCTGGACGAGCTGGTCTGCGCGCTCGGTCTGGCCCGTGCAACGCCCGAGGCGCCGGCGGAGCTGCGGAACGAGCTGTTGCGACTGCAACGGGAGTTGTTCCGGCTCGGCGCACAGCTCGCCGGTGCGCGCCGGGCCCGCACAGCCGCGGCGGCGCTACTGCGCCGCTGGACGCGCCGCGCGCAGGAGCTCGAGCAAACGGTCGCGTGGCCCGCGGGCTTCGTGCTGCCCGGCGCCACCTCGATCGGCGCCCATCTCGATAGCGCGCGCGCCGCCGCCCGCCGGCTCGAGCGGCGTGTCAGCGCGCTAGCTGCGGACGCTCCCCCCCCTGTCGCGATGAGCGCCGCGCTGAACCGGCTATCCGACTACCTCTGGCTGCTGGCGCGAGCCGTCGAACCGTTGCCGGACCTGCTCGACGAGCGCGCGCGTCGCCACACCCCGCCGACCTCCCCCTCGAGATGA